The genome window TCACCCAAACGTTCCGAGTAAATTGAAAAATCATTGTTTGAAAGTAATTGAAGAACTAAGATTTGAATAATAAAACTACAGCCAACAAAAGTATTTGCAAAAGCAGGGCTGGACATTGTAACATCAGCTATGTGCAAGCATCAGCAGCGGTTCGGGCTGACGTTCAATGTTCAGCTTTTATTTTTAACTTCAAATTTATATTTTCAATTGGGCATTTGTACCAAGCTTGACGAACAATGAATTCCCTGCCTTCGCAAATACTCGAACGTTACCTGCCATTTTATTGCGACAGCTTGCTATTCAAACTTTAATCAGGCAGGGAATTAAAAGGTGAAGATCAGAAATCGCTCAAAAATAACGGGTCAGAACCTGAAAAGCCAAATGAGTAAAGAAATTTAAAAAAAACTAAAATGGTAAACTTATCTGTGATTGCACAACTCATTGTTGCTCTTTCTGTTGTTTTTGTATGGGTTTTTCGTTTCGATAATATCATGAAAGAATTTAACCAATATGGCCTGAGTGATCTTACACGCACGATTGTTGGGTCAACTAAAATAGCATTGGCAACATTGCTTGTAGCAGGTATCTGGTATCCTTCGCTGGTTCTAATTCGGGCACTTTTGATGGCTTTCCTGATGTTAAGTGCACAGTATTTTCACTTCAAAGTGAATAATCCCTGGCAAAAGCGTATGCCCTCATTGTTCCTTTTGCTACTATGTCTTTTTATTGCTACCGTATCCCTAAATTTAATTGCTTAAATGCGTTT of Gammaproteobacteria bacterium contains these proteins:
- a CDS encoding DoxX family protein encodes the protein MVNLSVIAQLIVALSVVFVWVFRFDNIMKEFNQYGLSDLTRTIVGSTKIALATLLVAGIWYPSLVLIRALLMAFLMLSAQYFHFKVNNPWQKRMPSLFLLLLCLFIATVSLNLIA